A genomic stretch from Ureibacillus composti includes:
- a CDS encoding pseudouridine synthase, translated as MRLDKLLSNMGYGSRKEVKQLLKQKGVTVDGEVVKDSAMHVDPANQNVSVFGERVEYTEFVYYMMNKPPGVVSATEDLRDQTVIDLLDPLAQHFKPFPVGRLDKDTEGLLLLTNDGNLAHNLLSPKKHVPKTYYAIIDGVVTDQDVEAFKLGVELDDGYITKPGHLVILKSASTSEIELTIQEGKFHQVKRMFESQGKKVTYLKRLSMGNLELDDSLELGDYRELTAEELNKLKNPS; from the coding sequence ATGCGATTAGATAAATTATTATCAAATATGGGGTATGGTTCGCGTAAAGAAGTAAAACAATTATTAAAACAAAAAGGTGTTACTGTTGACGGTGAAGTAGTAAAAGATTCGGCAATGCATGTGGATCCAGCAAATCAAAATGTAAGTGTTTTTGGAGAGCGGGTAGAGTATACAGAATTTGTCTACTACATGATGAATAAACCACCAGGGGTTGTTTCAGCTACTGAAGACTTAAGAGATCAAACTGTCATCGACTTATTAGATCCTTTAGCGCAGCATTTTAAGCCATTTCCTGTTGGACGGTTAGATAAAGACACAGAGGGACTATTACTACTTACAAATGACGGTAATTTAGCACATAATTTACTTTCTCCGAAAAAGCATGTTCCGAAGACGTACTACGCCATCATTGATGGTGTTGTGACGGATCAAGATGTAGAAGCATTTAAATTAGGAGTAGAATTAGATGATGGTTATATAACGAAGCCAGGACATCTTGTTATTCTAAAATCTGCATCAACTTCCGAAATTGAATTAACAATTCAGGAAGGGAAGTTCCATCAGGTGAAGCGTATGTTTGAATCACAAGGGAAAAAAGTGACTTATTTAAAACGTTTATCAATGGGAAATTTAGAATTGGATGATTCATTAGAGCTTGGTGATTATCGAGAGCTAACTGCTGAGGAATTAAATAAATTAAAAAATCCATCATAG
- the pepV gene encoding dipeptidase PepV, translating into MDWLNLAESRKDELISELQQLIQIESVLDEEKATSEAPFGPGPLEALNWLLKKGEEQGFETKSIDQVAGHIEMGEGKELLGILCHVDVVPAGDGWTYPPFQGEIVNGKLFGRGAIDDKGPTMAAWLAMKLVKDAGIPLNKTVRMIIGSDEESGFRCVTRYFEKEEMPTIGFAPDADFPLINAEKGIATLHLSQTSNIETNEQLITFQAGKRTNMVPDIAQATALNLVDQVEDDFQIFLQEQNAEGAVEKKGNQYIFTVKGKSAHAMEPEKGCNAAVLLSKFLLEHLTTPASLDFVKFIVEVFDGEPYGQALKLNFADEMSGQTTLNAGIVSFDHNHGGKIEVSMRYSVTYPFEEKITNAQNELHSKPFALDVVSNSEPHYVSEEDEFVQTLLNAYRKYTNDDIGKPLSTGGGTYARTMKKGVAFGMLFPGEPDVAHQIDEFVVIENLVKAAAIYAEAIVELASK; encoded by the coding sequence ATGGATTGGCTAAACTTGGCCGAGTCAAGGAAAGATGAATTGATTTCGGAATTACAGCAATTAATTCAAATTGAAAGTGTACTTGATGAAGAAAAAGCAACATCGGAAGCTCCCTTTGGTCCTGGTCCTCTTGAAGCCTTAAATTGGTTACTTAAAAAAGGGGAAGAGCAAGGATTCGAAACAAAATCCATTGACCAAGTCGCTGGTCATATCGAAATGGGAGAAGGAAAAGAATTACTTGGAATCCTTTGTCATGTTGACGTTGTACCTGCAGGAGATGGGTGGACATATCCTCCATTTCAAGGTGAAATCGTAAATGGGAAGTTGTTTGGCCGAGGTGCAATTGACGATAAGGGCCCAACAATGGCAGCATGGCTTGCAATGAAATTGGTAAAAGATGCAGGAATTCCGTTAAATAAAACAGTAAGAATGATCATTGGTAGTGATGAGGAAAGTGGTTTCCGATGTGTTACGCGTTATTTTGAAAAAGAAGAAATGCCAACCATTGGATTTGCCCCAGATGCTGATTTCCCTCTTATTAACGCAGAAAAGGGCATAGCTACATTACATTTATCACAAACTAGTAATATAGAAACTAATGAACAATTAATAACATTTCAAGCAGGTAAAAGGACGAATATGGTCCCTGACATCGCACAAGCAACTGCCCTAAATCTAGTTGACCAAGTAGAGGATGACTTCCAAATATTTTTACAAGAGCAAAATGCTGAAGGCGCTGTAGAGAAGAAAGGAAATCAATACATTTTTACTGTAAAAGGAAAATCTGCTCATGCAATGGAACCAGAAAAAGGTTGTAATGCAGCCGTGTTATTATCGAAGTTTTTATTGGAACATTTAACAACTCCTGCTAGCTTAGATTTTGTAAAGTTTATTGTAGAAGTATTTGACGGAGAACCTTATGGGCAAGCATTAAAATTGAATTTTGCAGATGAGATGTCTGGCCAAACAACCCTAAATGCAGGAATTGTTTCATTCGATCACAACCACGGTGGAAAAATTGAAGTGAGTATGCGTTATTCGGTTACGTATCCATTTGAAGAAAAAATAACAAATGCTCAAAATGAATTACATTCAAAACCATTTGCACTTGATGTCGTCTCAAATTCCGAACCACACTATGTAAGTGAAGAAGATGAATTTGTTCAAACCTTATTAAATGCATATAGAAAATATACGAATGACGACATAGGGAAACCATTATCAACCGGTGGTGGAACGTATGCTCGAACAATGAAAAAAGGTGTAGCATTTGGAATGCTGTTCCCTGGTGAACCAGATGTAGCCCACCAAATAGATGAATTTGTTGTTATTGAAAATTTAGTAAAAGCTGCTGCAATCTATGCAGAAGCAATTGTTGAGCTAGCAAGTAAATAA
- a CDS encoding NAD(P)/FAD-dependent oxidoreductase, whose translation MVDVIVIGGGPSGLMAAIAAAEQQKKVMLIEKGSKLGKKLAISGGGRCNVTNRLPAEEIVKNIPGNGRFLYSPFTVYNNEDIISFFEGLGVALKEEDHGRMFPVSNRAQDVVDALVSELKRLNVEIRLQTTVSKLLMDDEKILGARLADGTEIRSNAVIVAVGGKAVPQTGSTGDGYPWAERAGHTVTELYPTEVPVISKESFIQSRELQGLALRDVAVSVLNKKGKVLVTHQMDMLFTHFGLSGPAILRCSQFIVKERKKNGGDAVQVRIQTLTDYNEETCLQFLNKLIKEEPKKSVKNLWKSIAPERWLLFLMERAGIDSSLTGPELSQEKIRHLARELVAFTMDVHGTQPLEKAFVTGGGVSVKEIEPKTMASKKKYGLFFCGEVLDIHGYTGGYNITSALVTGRIAGMSAGSME comes from the coding sequence ATGGTAGATGTAATTGTAATTGGCGGTGGGCCTTCTGGTTTAATGGCTGCAATAGCTGCTGCAGAACAGCAGAAAAAAGTAATGTTAATTGAAAAAGGAAGTAAGCTCGGTAAAAAGTTGGCCATTTCTGGCGGTGGACGATGCAATGTTACAAATCGATTACCTGCAGAAGAAATTGTAAAGAACATTCCGGGTAACGGGCGTTTTTTATACAGTCCATTTACTGTTTATAATAATGAAGATATTATTTCATTTTTCGAGGGATTAGGCGTTGCGCTGAAAGAGGAAGACCATGGACGAATGTTTCCAGTGTCAAACCGCGCACAAGATGTAGTAGATGCATTAGTCTCTGAATTAAAACGATTAAATGTTGAAATACGGCTACAAACGACGGTTAGCAAATTACTTATGGATGATGAAAAGATTTTGGGTGCACGTCTTGCTGACGGGACAGAAATTCGTAGTAATGCAGTAATCGTAGCTGTGGGTGGAAAAGCGGTTCCTCAAACAGGCTCAACAGGCGATGGCTATCCTTGGGCAGAGCGTGCTGGACATACCGTGACAGAATTATATCCTACAGAGGTACCAGTTATCTCAAAAGAATCCTTCATCCAATCTCGCGAACTTCAAGGACTTGCTTTACGCGATGTAGCTGTTTCCGTACTAAATAAAAAAGGAAAAGTGCTTGTTACTCATCAAATGGACATGCTTTTTACTCATTTCGGTTTAAGCGGCCCTGCCATTTTAAGATGTAGTCAGTTTATTGTAAAAGAACGCAAAAAGAACGGCGGCGACGCTGTACAGGTTCGTATCCAAACTTTAACGGATTACAATGAAGAAACATGCTTACAATTTTTAAATAAGTTAATTAAAGAAGAGCCCAAAAAATCAGTGAAAAATTTGTGGAAATCGATTGCTCCTGAAAGATGGTTGTTATTTTTAATGGAGCGTGCTGGAATTGATTCATCACTCACTGGTCCAGAATTGTCACAAGAGAAAATTCGACACTTAGCACGTGAACTCGTCGCATTTACAATGGACGTTCATGGGACTCAACCCTTAGAAAAAGCCTTTGTAACGGGTGGAGGGGTTTCTGTCAAAGAAATCGAACCAAAAACAATGGCTTCTAAGAAAAAGTACGGGTTATTTTTCTGTGGGGAAGTATTAGATATACATGGTTATACAGGTGGCTACAATATTACAAGCGCACTTGTAACTGGGCGTATTGCTGGAATGAGTGCGGGGTCGATGGAATAA
- a CDS encoding peptidoglycan bridge formation glycyltransferase FemA/FemB family protein yields the protein MPVVDQTNAADLERYEQFVRTAPFATATQDTGWSHVKNNWRPLYVYLEEDGQIIAAMSILMVNAVGDQALAYCCKGPVCDPKDTELVDKLMKEAARYVKEENAFLLRIDPEVLYDEDLLEAYQSLGYRLRSRNVSSHDTTQPRFNMVLDLKGKTEEELLASFHKKTRYNIRLAERKGVTTRFSQSIDDLKVFYDLYVTMSERHGITYRPFNYYERMLEAYGENFRVYLAEHEGDIIAGALALSYGDKTWYAYGGSPNVKRNLMAPHLLQWEMIKWAVEQKKDRYDFGGVFELNDSDGLYRFKEGFCYPDNYTEYLGEIDYVLDEEAYQTFISR from the coding sequence ATGCCGGTTGTTGATCAGACAAATGCGGCTGATTTGGAGCGTTATGAACAATTTGTTCGTACTGCTCCATTTGCAACTGCAACACAAGATACAGGTTGGTCCCATGTAAAAAACAATTGGAGACCACTTTATGTTTACTTAGAGGAAGATGGTCAAATTATTGCTGCGATGTCAATTCTAATGGTGAATGCTGTTGGTGATCAAGCACTTGCGTATTGCTGCAAAGGTCCAGTATGCGATCCTAAGGATACAGAATTGGTAGACAAGCTAATGAAGGAAGCTGCGCGTTACGTAAAAGAAGAAAATGCTTTTCTTTTACGCATTGACCCAGAAGTATTGTATGATGAAGACTTACTAGAAGCATATCAATCTCTTGGCTATCGTTTGCGTTCACGAAATGTGTCATCACATGATACAACACAGCCTCGCTTTAATATGGTCCTTGATTTAAAAGGAAAAACGGAAGAAGAGTTATTAGCTAGCTTCCATAAGAAAACACGTTACAATATTCGCTTAGCTGAACGTAAAGGGGTTACTACTCGTTTCAGTCAATCAATTGATGACCTAAAGGTATTTTACGACTTATATGTTACAATGAGCGAACGTCATGGCATTACATATCGTCCATTTAATTACTATGAACGCATGTTAGAAGCTTACGGAGAAAATTTTCGTGTATACCTTGCAGAACATGAAGGTGACATTATTGCTGGAGCATTAGCATTAAGCTATGGCGATAAGACGTGGTATGCATATGGTGGAAGCCCGAATGTGAAACGTAATTTAATGGCTCCTCATTTATTACAATGGGAAATGATTAAATGGGCAGTGGAACAAAAGAAAGATCGCTATGATTTTGGTGGCGTTTTTGAATTAAACGATTCAGATGGTTTATATCGATTTAAAGAAGGATTTTGTTATCCTGACAATTATACCGAATATCTTGGTGAAATCGATTATGTACTTGATGAAGAAGCATATCAAACATTTATATCAAGATAA
- a CDS encoding class I SAM-dependent rRNA methyltransferase: MMKSIELKLNRYFVGEISNGFPLILKDAAEPIEDIIPEGTLLKIVRPNGKYVATGYYGKQNKGIGWVLTRNPQEEIDQTFFENKFKLAIEKREQFFNSTETTAFRAFNGEGDGIGGLTIDFFEGFYMVSFYSEGIYSFREMIFEALKEVVNYRGIYEKKRFNTNGQYIEQDDYVTGEKGEFPLIIKENGMNYAVDLNDGAMTGIFLDQRNVRLALRERFSNGKTVLNTFSYTGAFSVAAALGGAYETTSVDLAKRSLSKTIEQFSVNGIDYEQHQIKVMNVFDYFHYAAKHNMKFDVVVLDPPSFARTKKMTFSTSKDYPKLIKDALAITAPKGIIIASTNNASFDMKKFKSFIDKAFKETNQSYKIVEQHQLPEDFCTPEEYPEFNYLKVCIIQLLK; the protein is encoded by the coding sequence ATGATGAAATCTATTGAATTAAAATTAAACCGCTATTTTGTAGGGGAAATCTCTAATGGTTTTCCACTTATTTTAAAAGATGCAGCAGAGCCAATCGAAGATATAATTCCAGAGGGAACACTACTAAAAATTGTTCGACCTAATGGTAAATACGTTGCAACTGGTTATTACGGAAAGCAAAACAAAGGTATTGGATGGGTGTTAACAAGAAATCCACAGGAAGAAATTGACCAAACATTTTTCGAAAATAAGTTCAAATTAGCAATCGAAAAACGTGAACAATTCTTTAATTCAACCGAAACGACTGCGTTCCGTGCGTTTAATGGCGAAGGGGATGGAATTGGTGGATTAACAATTGACTTTTTTGAAGGCTTTTACATGGTGAGTTTTTATAGTGAAGGAATATACTCATTCCGTGAAATGATTTTTGAAGCATTAAAAGAAGTGGTTAATTACCGAGGGATTTATGAGAAAAAACGTTTCAATACGAATGGTCAATATATTGAACAAGATGACTATGTAACAGGAGAAAAAGGTGAGTTTCCGTTAATTATTAAAGAAAATGGTATGAACTACGCAGTTGATTTAAATGATGGTGCGATGACCGGAATTTTTCTTGATCAACGAAATGTAAGACTTGCATTACGTGAGCGTTTCTCTAATGGGAAAACGGTGTTAAATACTTTTTCTTATACGGGGGCTTTTTCTGTTGCTGCAGCATTAGGAGGCGCATACGAAACAACGAGCGTTGATCTTGCAAAACGAAGCCTATCAAAAACAATTGAGCAATTTAGTGTTAATGGAATTGATTATGAACAACACCAAATTAAAGTAATGAATGTATTTGATTATTTTCATTATGCTGCAAAACATAACATGAAGTTTGATGTTGTTGTATTGGATCCACCAAGCTTTGCTCGTACGAAAAAAATGACATTCAGTACGTCGAAAGATTATCCTAAGTTGATAAAAGATGCATTAGCGATCACCGCACCAAAAGGAATCATTATCGCGTCAACAAATAATGCTAGCTTTGATATGAAGAAATTTAAAAGCTTCATCGATAAAGCATTTAAGGAAACAAATCAAAGCTATAAAATTGTTGAACAACATCAACTACCTGAAGACTTTTGCACGCCAGAAGAATATCCAGAATTTAATTACTTAAAAGTGTGTATTATACAATTATTGAAATAA
- a CDS encoding polysaccharide biosynthesis protein, protein MSSLMKGTAILTIGMFLSKVLGLIYIFPFYAIVGEENVALYQYAYIPYTLMLAVAVSGAPIAVSKFVSKYNAIGDYESGRKLLKSGLLTMMITGFLAFIVLFLLATPIAEVVISSDKQVFSVEEVASVIRWVSFALIVVPFMSLWRGFFQGYGKMEPTAVSQLVEQIVRVLFLLAGSFAVVFIFKGKAETAVSLSVFAAFIGAIGGLAVLFYFWKKYKVEFELLRSQSVTKSEIQLSKIYGEVIKYSLPMIFVGMANSLFQLVDMLTFNRAMASIGLSKVSDIYLSMINFTTHKVVIIPVMLATGLSLALVPTITKYYTQREFGLLHDAMDKTYQILIFVTLPAVIGISLLANEIYFILYSESEMGASILAHYAPVAILFALFQVTAALLQGIDYQKWIVFSLLTGLLVKLVLNTPLIKVMQADGAIIATAIGYIISVVINIVVLKKALDYRSVMVKRRIILICILTILMAISVFISHQGLLALFGQVESKISAILVAMVCVAVGIMVYGYLSLRLGLAQKLLGGRITKVANKLGFK, encoded by the coding sequence ATGTCCTCTTTGATGAAAGGCACAGCGATATTAACGATTGGAATGTTTTTATCAAAAGTGCTTGGCTTAATCTATATTTTTCCTTTTTACGCGATTGTAGGGGAAGAAAATGTGGCACTTTATCAGTATGCATATATCCCTTATACACTTATGCTAGCTGTTGCTGTTTCTGGAGCTCCAATTGCAGTATCGAAATTTGTATCGAAATATAATGCAATTGGTGATTATGAATCAGGTCGGAAACTTTTGAAATCGGGTCTTCTCACTATGATGATTACTGGTTTCTTAGCTTTCATTGTCCTATTTTTACTCGCAACGCCAATTGCAGAGGTTGTAATTAGTAGTGATAAGCAAGTCTTTTCTGTTGAGGAAGTTGCTTCTGTAATTCGCTGGGTAAGTTTTGCATTAATTGTTGTACCATTTATGAGTTTGTGGCGAGGCTTTTTTCAAGGTTATGGAAAAATGGAGCCTACTGCTGTTTCACAATTAGTTGAACAAATTGTCCGTGTCCTATTTTTACTTGCCGGTTCATTTGCAGTAGTATTTATTTTTAAAGGAAAAGCAGAAACAGCTGTTTCATTATCTGTATTTGCTGCATTTATCGGCGCAATTGGTGGGCTTGCCGTACTATTTTATTTCTGGAAAAAATACAAAGTAGAATTCGAATTGTTACGAAGTCAAAGTGTAACAAAATCAGAAATTCAGCTTTCAAAAATATACGGGGAAGTAATCAAATATTCATTACCGATGATTTTTGTGGGGATGGCGAATTCATTATTCCAATTAGTCGATATGTTAACGTTTAATCGTGCAATGGCATCAATTGGTTTATCCAAAGTCTCTGATATCTACTTAAGTATGATTAATTTTACAACGCATAAAGTTGTAATTATTCCCGTTATGTTAGCTACGGGTTTATCATTAGCCCTAGTACCGACCATCACTAAATATTACACTCAACGTGAGTTTGGATTATTACATGATGCGATGGATAAAACATATCAAATACTGATTTTCGTAACTTTACCAGCAGTGATCGGGATTTCTCTTTTAGCGAATGAAATTTATTTCATTTTATATTCGGAAAGTGAAATGGGAGCGAGTATTTTGGCTCACTATGCACCTGTTGCTATATTATTTGCCTTGTTCCAAGTAACTGCAGCACTTTTACAAGGAATTGATTATCAGAAATGGATTGTCTTTAGTTTACTAACTGGATTATTAGTCAAACTAGTTCTTAATACACCTTTAATTAAAGTAATGCAAGCAGATGGTGCAATTATAGCAACTGCCATTGGTTACATTATTTCAGTTGTCATAAATATTGTTGTATTAAAAAAGGCATTGGATTATCGTTCAGTTATGGTAAAACGTCGAATAATATTAATTTGTATCCTAACAATACTTATGGCCATTAGTGTATTTATTTCACACCAGGGGTTACTTGCTTTGTTTGGACAAGTAGAAAGTAAGATATCAGCAATCCTTGTTGCCATGGTTTGTGTTGCAGTAGGGATAATGGTTTACGGATATTTATCACTTCGACTCGGCCTAGCACAAAAGTTATTAGGTGGACGTATTACAAAAGTTGCTAATAAATTAGGGTTCAAGTAG
- the asnB gene encoding asparagine synthase (glutamine-hydrolyzing), translating into MCGFIGYINGTNIIDHHQTIENMMNTIIHRGPDSGGIHTDDKVTLGFRRLSIIDLSDVANQPLYSADGSIVLVFNGEIYNFQELREDLIAKGHTFKTKSDSEVLIYGYVEYGFEFVKKLRGMFAFCIWDKKNDLQFIARDGFGIKPLYYTSNTTDKTFIFGSEIKAFLPHPSFIKELNKDALRPYLTFQYSSMDETFFKGVYKLPPAHYMVIKNGEKRIVKYWDKKFNVREKTLEHYVKEIRETMKDSVEKHQISDVKVGSFLSGGIDSSYITALLRPNKSFSVGFKDYEAMFNETNLAKELSDILNVQNERKYISAEECFEKLPTIQYHMDEPQSNPSSVPLYFLSELASKDVTVVLSGEGADEIFGGYPWYQNSPKMEKYEKVPFGLRKVIRGIAEKMPKNQYTHFLVKGGQTVEERFIGEAVVWDEEDALNVLKPAYKNGPSVKSITKRIYDEVPGEDDVTKMQYLDLHLWMPGDILLKADKMSMAHSIELRVPFLDKEVMELAKKIPSKYRVNDINTKFALRKAAHEELPEEWAKRPKLGFPVPIRHWLREEKYYNLVKEMFTTDFAKEFFDTNQLVGYLDEHYQGKANRGRYIWTTYVFLVWYKRFFVDM; encoded by the coding sequence ATGTGTGGATTTATAGGATATATTAATGGAACAAATATTATTGATCATCACCAAACAATTGAAAATATGATGAATACTATCATCCATCGTGGACCAGATAGTGGCGGTATACATACAGATGATAAAGTAACTTTAGGTTTCAGACGCTTAAGTATTATCGACTTATCGGATGTAGCAAACCAACCCCTTTATAGTGCAGATGGTAGTATTGTTCTTGTGTTCAATGGAGAAATTTATAACTTCCAAGAATTACGTGAGGATTTAATTGCAAAAGGGCATACATTTAAAACAAAATCGGATAGTGAAGTATTAATTTACGGGTATGTGGAATATGGTTTTGAATTTGTAAAAAAACTTCGCGGAATGTTTGCGTTTTGTATTTGGGATAAGAAGAATGATCTTCAATTTATCGCACGTGACGGTTTTGGTATTAAACCGCTTTACTATACGAGTAATACGACTGATAAAACATTTATCTTTGGCTCTGAAATCAAAGCATTTTTACCACACCCATCATTTATTAAAGAATTAAACAAAGACGCATTACGTCCTTATTTAACATTCCAATACTCTTCTATGGATGAAACCTTCTTTAAAGGGGTTTATAAATTACCGCCAGCGCACTACATGGTAATTAAAAATGGTGAAAAGCGCATTGTGAAATATTGGGATAAGAAATTTAACGTAAGAGAAAAAACGTTAGAACATTATGTAAAAGAAATTCGTGAAACGATGAAAGATTCAGTTGAGAAGCATCAAATTAGTGATGTAAAAGTTGGTTCATTCCTTTCTGGCGGAATTGACTCAAGTTACATAACGGCTCTTTTACGTCCAAATAAATCATTCTCTGTAGGGTTTAAAGACTATGAAGCAATGTTTAATGAAACAAACTTAGCAAAAGAATTATCTGATATTTTAAATGTTCAAAATGAACGTAAATATATTTCTGCTGAAGAGTGTTTCGAAAAACTACCAACAATTCAATATCATATGGATGAACCACAATCGAACCCTTCATCTGTTCCACTATACTTCTTAAGTGAATTAGCAAGTAAGGATGTAACAGTTGTGCTTTCTGGAGAAGGAGCGGACGAGATTTTTGGTGGCTATCCATGGTATCAAAACTCTCCTAAAATGGAAAAGTACGAAAAAGTTCCATTTGGGCTTCGTAAAGTAATTCGTGGCATTGCTGAAAAAATGCCGAAAAATCAATATACACACTTCCTTGTAAAAGGTGGACAAACAGTAGAGGAACGTTTTATTGGGGAAGCCGTTGTATGGGATGAAGAGGATGCACTGAACGTATTAAAACCAGCCTATAAAAATGGTCCATCAGTAAAGTCTATTACAAAACGTATTTATGATGAGGTACCTGGTGAAGATGACGTAACGAAAATGCAATATTTAGACTTACATCTTTGGATGCCAGGGGATATTTTACTAAAAGCTGACAAGATGAGTATGGCACACTCAATTGAACTACGAGTACCATTTTTAGATAAAGAAGTGATGGAGCTTGCGAAAAAAATCCCATCAAAATATCGTGTAAACGACATTAATACTAAATTTGCTCTACGTAAGGCAGCACATGAAGAGCTTCCAGAAGAATGGGCGAAACGTCCAAAACTTGGTTTCCCGGTTCCAATTCGTCACTGGTTACGTGAAGAAAAATACTATAACCTTGTAAAAGAAATGTTTACAACAGATTTTGCCAAAGAATTCTTTGATACAAATCAATTAGTTGGATATTTAGATGAGCATTATCAAGGAAAAGCAAACCGCGGACGTTATATTTGGACAACTTATGTGTTCTTAGTATGGTATAAACGATTCTTCGTAGATATGTAA
- a CDS encoding ATP-grasp domain-containing protein — translation MAKQDFIPVILGTDVNAYGMARSFHMAYGIESRCVGQGKLFMTDQSSFITIKVIENFMEPTIFLQGLIDYAKELTQEATKLILVASSDGYAELAIRHKEQLSEYYEMPFVDEKWIDELLYKDRFYDLCEKYGLDYPATYIVSKEQHTNVELPFDYPIALKPADSVAYLEAEFEGKQKAYIIKDQASFEQTLQNIYNSTYTGKMIVQDFIPGDDSNMRVLNAYCGRDGKVRMMCLGRPLLEDCTPSLIGNYVAIVNEYNEDIYKQFQQFLENIGYTGFANFDMKYDARDGKYKVFEINLRQGRSSFFTTGSGYNIAQYAAEDLVYGKKEPVVYAKTEHLWLGVPKEVALNYTEDQEAVEYMRKLIAENRYCTTLNYDQDKSIKRSWNVRKYYKNYEERYEKYFTKKGDK, via the coding sequence ATGGCTAAACAGGATTTTATTCCAGTAATTTTAGGTACTGATGTCAATGCATATGGAATGGCTCGTTCATTCCATATGGCCTATGGTATAGAGAGCCGTTGTGTTGGTCAGGGAAAATTATTTATGACAGACCAATCAAGTTTCATTACCATTAAAGTAATTGAAAACTTTATGGAACCAACTATTTTCCTTCAAGGTTTGATTGACTACGCAAAGGAATTAACACAAGAGGCAACTAAGCTAATTTTAGTTGCAAGTAGTGATGGATATGCAGAGCTTGCCATTCGTCATAAGGAACAATTATCGGAATACTATGAAATGCCATTTGTCGATGAAAAATGGATTGATGAATTATTATATAAAGACCGATTTTATGACCTTTGTGAGAAGTATGGGTTAGACTACCCAGCGACGTATATTGTTTCAAAAGAACAACATACAAATGTAGAATTACCTTTTGATTACCCAATCGCGTTAAAACCTGCAGATAGTGTTGCGTATTTAGAAGCGGAATTTGAAGGGAAGCAAAAAGCATATATCATCAAAGATCAAGCATCTTTCGAACAAACATTACAAAATATTTATAACTCAACTTATACAGGAAAGATGATTGTTCAAGATTTCATTCCTGGTGATGATTCAAATATGCGCGTGTTAAATGCTTATTGTGGTCGAGATGGTAAAGTTCGCATGATGTGTTTAGGTAGACCTTTACTTGAAGATTGTACACCTAGTTTAATTGGAAATTATGTAGCGATTGTTAATGAATACAATGAAGACATTTATAAACAGTTCCAACAGTTTTTAGAGAATATTGGTTATACTGGCTTTGCAAATTTCGATATGAAATATGATGCACGTGATGGAAAATATAAAGTATTTGAAATCAATTTACGTCAGGGCCGTAGTAGCTTCTTTACAACAGGAAGTGGATATAATATTGCTCAATACGCTGCTGAAGATCTAGTTTATGGAAAAAAAGAGCCGGTTGTTTATGCAAAAACAGAACATCTATGGCTTGGTGTTCCAAAAGAAGTTGCTTTAAACTATACAGAAGACCAAGAAGCTGTGGAATACATGCGAAAACTAATTGCAGAAAACCGTTATTGTACAACATTAAACTACGATCAAGATAAATCCATTAAACGTTCTTGGAATGTTCGTAAGTATTATAAAAATTACGAAGAGCGTTATGAGAAGTATTTTACAAAGAAGGGTGACAAGTAA
- a CDS encoding DeoR family transcriptional regulator — protein sequence MKPTTDRMLNRIKDVYMFILNNGTVSTQDLVEEFNITPRTIQRDLNVLAFNDLVVSPSRGKWTTTKKKVKLTS from the coding sequence ATGAAACCAACTACTGACAGAATGCTTAATCGTATTAAAGACGTGTACATGTTTATCCTTAACAACGGGACGGTGTCTACACAGGATTTAGTCGAAGAGTTCAACATCACTCCTCGCACCATTCAGAGAGATTTGAATGTGTTAGCCTTTAATGACTTGGTTGTAAGCCCAAGTAGAGGCAAATGGACAACGACGAAGAAAAAAGTTAAATTGACATCTTAG